In Pectinophora gossypiella chromosome 17, ilPecGoss1.1, whole genome shotgun sequence, one DNA window encodes the following:
- the LOC126374237 gene encoding uncharacterized protein LOC126374237 — translation MADDERFHHLISARGYVKGTLTRIFNFVASEQFNKATMDTLNIRKSRLETSFKEYEQFNVEIIQHSDDDKEDVESMEDKYYSALSSLSSQLSLLSGTAMRTEKPNTPSTSSVTAAKLNLPQIQIKPFTDTYTARAYQMERDLKADPSLKEFLEYLER, via the exons ATGGCAGACGACGAGCGTTTTCATCATTTAATTTCAGCAAGAGGATACGTAAAGGGCACGTTGACAcggatttttaattttgtggCTAGTGAACAATTCAACAAGGCGACTATGGACACCTTAAACATTCGCAAGTCGCGGCTCGAGACTTCGTTCAAGGAGTACGAGCAGTTTAATGTGGAAATAATACAACATAGTGATGACGACAAGGAGGATGTGGAGTCCATGGAGGACAAGTATTACTCGGCCCTTAGTTCCCTGAGCAGCCAACTGTCTTTGCTCTCTGGTACGGCTATGCGTACCGAGAAGCCTAACACGCCGTCAACGTCGTCTGTCACGGCTGCCAAGCTCAATCTGCctcaaatacaaattaaaccTTTCACTG ATACCTACACGGCACGAGCATATCAGATGGAACGAGACCTGAAGGCTGACCCGTCCCTCAAGGAGTTCCTTGAGTACCTAGAACGATGA